Proteins from a single region of Verrucosispora sp. NA02020:
- a CDS encoding protein phosphatase 2C domain-containing protein, translating into MTLSDVAPPTGDRPGAQSDGRPCNRFGVPAVGVPGRAALELPAGPPSQVGDGADHELSECSFPGVQVRAASVRGLLHRYRAEPRQDRYSIAHDAVTDTLIVSVCDGVGSLRLSHEAAGFVAREMPRSYRSHGEWPAAISEVNQRLTGYADELARIVLEAGSADAGMATTFVGTAICLTGPRTASIAWTDDSTVWSLVEGEWSKLTADPAAADIGAAGPQAVGNGLHTGGVRALPHPRPRFRTIEVPVGVGALFVMSDGVGVPLESAREVRDTLAGWWATAPDVFTFASQVGFARKSHLDDRTVVGLWFDEPAAEPTGAANEPTGAAGDRGAQG; encoded by the coding sequence GTGACCTTGTCTGACGTCGCCCCGCCGACTGGCGACCGGCCCGGTGCCCAATCTGATGGCCGGCCTTGTAATCGATTCGGCGTACCGGCCGTCGGCGTGCCCGGCCGAGCCGCGCTGGAACTTCCGGCCGGGCCGCCATCTCAGGTCGGCGATGGCGCCGACCACGAGCTGAGCGAGTGCTCGTTCCCCGGGGTGCAGGTACGGGCGGCGAGCGTCCGGGGCCTGCTGCACCGCTACCGCGCGGAGCCGAGACAGGACCGCTACTCGATCGCCCACGACGCGGTGACGGACACGCTGATCGTCTCGGTCTGCGACGGGGTGGGCTCGCTGCGGCTGTCCCACGAGGCAGCCGGTTTCGTGGCCCGGGAGATGCCCCGGTCGTACCGGTCACACGGCGAGTGGCCGGCTGCGATCAGCGAGGTCAACCAGCGGCTGACCGGTTACGCCGACGAGCTGGCCCGGATTGTGCTGGAGGCCGGGTCGGCGGACGCGGGCATGGCCACCACCTTCGTCGGGACGGCGATCTGTCTGACCGGGCCGCGCACCGCGTCGATCGCCTGGACCGACGACAGCACCGTCTGGTCGCTGGTCGAGGGTGAATGGTCGAAGCTCACCGCCGACCCGGCGGCGGCTGACATCGGGGCGGCGGGCCCGCAGGCGGTGGGCAACGGCCTGCACACCGGCGGGGTCCGCGCGTTGCCTCACCCACGGCCCCGGTTCCGCACCATCGAGGTACCGGTCGGGGTCGGTGCGCTCTTCGTCATGTCCGATGGGGTGGGCGTGCCGCTGGAGAGCGCCCGGGAGGTTCGGGACACCCTCGCCGGCTGGTGGGCCACCGCGCCCGATGTGTTCACCTTCGCCAGCCAGGTGGGATTCGCCCGCAAGTCGCACCTGGACGACCGGACCGTGGTGGGGCTCTGGTTCGACGAGCCGGCCGCCGAGCCCACCGGTGCGGCCAACGAGCCCACCGGTGCCGCCGGCGACCGGGGCGCGCAGGGCTGA
- a CDS encoding NACHT domain-containing NTPase encodes MSLSLHSLLSDPVWQGVGALLAGIGVVVTAVQAMRGRPVVDVRFFAVLGMTTFVALAAVVAARRVIWAHPVVGAVAVLSSGAVLALVVARFRPAARYQRAYRAWALDSMRYVRNRRLGIAGSFSPQIDDIYVDVSLVPRPLLGTEGGMLSDVAMDPSRRHSIWEFLDDSGSRVLAIRGQPGGGKSTLLLHVGSRLAREQRLGRYRVPILLELRDHGRHIVHDPNITLPGLLRRTLRAPDGEPRGWWESQLGAGRCVVLLDGLDEIFDPEDRATVSSWLNDQIALHRRTAFVVTSRPHAYRGPMLDAALILQVRPFTNHQMSTFVHAWYRALENQEGNDAASARTRAERAAMDLIDRITNTPALHDLAVNPLLLTMIVNVHRNRGALPKTRAALYAEMCRVVLGPRGDSRMTGTRFSTDDKIRVLAALAYDMMDHPLRTMLRADIRQGVSACLDQLPEGATPDDFVDEAAASGILVERDPEVFAFVHLTFQEYLAATHIRNTNAYQDLRHRVDDPSWREVTLLAVTGVNADQVIRAAVQSGSLAALSLAFECCEIAQTSDRALRRRLDDVVALAFQLDADSQHRRLVAGVLALQYLSAQSATSGGSQVCYQPIRTDLYRLYLLADRRRPSPEGPCPADPTAATAVTGVWGSDATAFVAWLNSVTARAEVAYRLPTPAELTELAERGGIAGQSVRSARHIWAQRPENPPELWTAPGIPSPLTVSGAEILESVIIDAAGSPVPWLLLSHAIRARAENLRWLVEKAARRARQVLGMRRRILELRAEEARSTIKHLEDQLQAKIRNYEIRRAAEMTGAKYALEDPRDSLSTAKEDADRLGQILAYADPAHSAQGQDRAAPTVSDRSISRSGDVFEGECVEAANTCRSLALALAHAERFVTVLGGRGVGSDAALTNRRQALNLVLRLDQLHQLAETARIQLEPGRHGDVKNLVQARDRMRDRATALDVARKAGRQLAREIVAVTEEIIASRTRNHPGLLPPLAPMQQHACNDPAQATVSALRECLGAGLADVVDRTVRNARDNSVDPPTAFAHALLAASGVAAADELNIPLDWLAPAASVAAKAIEGNTALPAWTYRIARHLLQTARPTFLRTKQIAPEAATTTRIVALILAAESLQRGDLHNGNRLRHIAAGMTLMQKRSRGLRRTPEALVVARA; translated from the coding sequence GTGAGTTTGTCGCTGCACAGTCTCCTAAGCGATCCCGTCTGGCAGGGTGTCGGAGCCCTCCTCGCCGGGATAGGCGTGGTGGTCACAGCGGTGCAGGCGATGAGAGGCCGCCCCGTTGTCGACGTCCGGTTCTTCGCCGTTCTGGGCATGACGACCTTCGTTGCCCTCGCAGCGGTGGTCGCGGCGCGACGCGTGATCTGGGCTCACCCAGTCGTCGGGGCTGTCGCTGTCCTGTCGAGCGGCGCAGTGCTGGCCCTCGTCGTAGCGCGGTTCCGGCCGGCAGCCCGTTACCAGCGCGCGTACCGCGCATGGGCACTCGACTCGATGCGGTACGTGCGCAACCGGCGTCTCGGCATCGCCGGGTCGTTCAGTCCGCAGATCGATGACATCTACGTCGACGTCAGTCTGGTGCCGAGGCCTCTGCTCGGCACTGAGGGCGGCATGCTGTCGGACGTCGCGATGGACCCGTCGCGCCGCCATTCGATTTGGGAGTTTCTCGACGACAGCGGATCTCGAGTCCTCGCGATCCGCGGCCAACCCGGTGGCGGTAAGAGCACGTTGCTGCTGCACGTCGGCAGCCGCTTGGCACGTGAACAGCGACTGGGTCGCTATCGAGTCCCGATCCTGCTGGAGCTACGCGATCACGGTCGGCATATCGTCCACGATCCAAATATCACATTGCCTGGTCTCCTCCGGCGTACGCTGCGAGCTCCGGACGGCGAACCACGGGGCTGGTGGGAAAGTCAGTTGGGAGCGGGCAGGTGCGTCGTACTTCTAGACGGCCTGGACGAAATCTTCGACCCAGAAGACCGGGCCACGGTTTCCTCTTGGCTGAACGACCAGATCGCGTTGCACCGAAGGACCGCATTCGTCGTCACCTCCCGCCCACACGCCTACCGCGGCCCCATGCTCGACGCCGCGTTGATCCTGCAGGTGCGACCATTCACCAATCACCAGATGAGCACATTCGTGCACGCCTGGTACCGGGCCCTGGAGAATCAGGAAGGCAACGACGCTGCGTCCGCTCGAACTCGAGCAGAGCGAGCCGCCATGGATCTTATCGACCGCATCACCAACACCCCAGCACTACACGATCTTGCCGTCAACCCGCTCCTGCTCACAATGATCGTGAATGTGCATCGCAATCGCGGTGCGCTACCCAAAACTCGAGCCGCCCTGTACGCCGAGATGTGCCGGGTCGTGCTTGGGCCACGCGGTGATAGCCGGATGACGGGTACCCGCTTTAGCACTGACGACAAGATTCGTGTGCTCGCCGCGTTGGCGTATGACATGATGGACCACCCCTTGCGGACGATGCTGCGGGCCGATATACGGCAGGGAGTCTCGGCCTGCCTCGATCAGTTGCCCGAAGGCGCGACACCAGACGATTTCGTGGACGAGGCGGCAGCGAGCGGCATTCTGGTGGAGCGCGATCCGGAGGTATTCGCCTTCGTTCACCTCACCTTTCAGGAGTACCTCGCAGCGACCCATATACGGAACACCAATGCCTACCAGGATCTAAGGCATCGTGTGGACGATCCCTCGTGGCGGGAGGTGACACTGCTGGCGGTGACCGGCGTCAACGCCGACCAGGTGATCCGAGCTGCCGTCCAATCCGGCTCGTTGGCTGCGCTATCGCTCGCCTTCGAGTGCTGCGAGATCGCCCAGACCTCCGATCGGGCACTTCGTCGCAGGCTAGACGACGTCGTCGCGCTGGCATTCCAGCTGGATGCCGACAGCCAGCATCGCCGCTTGGTGGCCGGCGTGCTGGCGCTCCAGTATCTCAGCGCGCAGTCGGCCACTTCCGGCGGCTCGCAGGTCTGCTACCAGCCCATCCGCACGGACCTTTACCGCCTTTACCTCCTCGCCGATAGGCGCCGGCCCTCACCGGAGGGGCCTTGTCCAGCGGACCCGACCGCCGCCACGGCCGTGACCGGCGTCTGGGGTAGCGATGCCACGGCTTTTGTCGCCTGGCTCAATTCCGTGACTGCAAGAGCCGAAGTTGCGTACCGACTGCCTACACCAGCGGAGTTGACCGAACTCGCCGAGCGCGGCGGCATCGCTGGGCAATCGGTGCGGTCGGCGAGACACATCTGGGCCCAGCGGCCGGAAAACCCGCCTGAGCTATGGACAGCGCCGGGCATCCCTTCGCCACTCACAGTGTCTGGGGCCGAGATTCTGGAGTCAGTCATAATCGACGCGGCCGGATCGCCGGTTCCATGGCTGCTGCTATCGCACGCTATCCGAGCTCGGGCAGAGAACTTGCGTTGGCTGGTGGAGAAGGCGGCACGCCGCGCGCGCCAGGTCCTGGGCATGCGCCGCAGGATCTTGGAGCTGCGGGCCGAGGAAGCCCGCTCGACTATTAAGCACCTAGAGGACCAGCTACAGGCCAAGATCCGGAACTACGAAATCCGCCGGGCTGCCGAGATGACCGGCGCGAAATACGCCTTGGAAGATCCTCGCGACAGCCTGTCCACGGCCAAAGAAGATGCGGATCGCCTTGGGCAGATCCTCGCCTACGCTGACCCTGCCCACTCCGCGCAGGGCCAGGACAGGGCAGCGCCCACCGTGTCCGATCGCAGTATCTCCAGATCTGGTGACGTGTTCGAAGGGGAATGCGTGGAGGCGGCGAATACGTGTCGGTCACTGGCGCTAGCGCTGGCCCACGCCGAGCGATTTGTGACAGTTCTTGGCGGCCGAGGCGTGGGATCGGATGCCGCGCTAACCAACCGTCGACAAGCCCTGAACTTGGTCCTTCGGCTCGACCAGCTGCACCAGCTCGCCGAGACAGCGCGCATCCAGCTAGAACCAGGAAGGCACGGGGATGTAAAAAATCTTGTACAGGCCCGGGATCGAATGCGCGACCGCGCAACAGCCCTTGACGTGGCACGGAAGGCCGGCCGGCAGCTTGCCCGCGAAATCGTGGCGGTAACCGAGGAGATCATCGCTTCTCGGACAAGAAACCACCCAGGCCTCCTGCCGCCGCTGGCACCGATGCAGCAGCACGCCTGCAACGACCCGGCGCAAGCAACGGTGTCGGCGCTGCGTGAGTGCCTTGGTGCGGGGTTGGCCGACGTTGTCGACCGCACCGTCAGAAACGCCAGGGACAACAGCGTGGATCCGCCGACGGCATTCGCTCATGCACTGCTGGCCGCCTCCGGAGTCGCCGCAGCTGATGAGCTCAACATTCCGCTTGACTGGTTAGCCCCCGCGGCTTCCGTGGCTGCTAAGGCGATCGAAGGTAACACCGCGCTTCCTGCTTGGACATACCGGATCGCCAGACACTTGCTCCAGACGGCTCGTCCGACGTTCCTACGCACAAAGCAAATAGCGCCGGAAGCCGCCACAACGACACGAATCGTGGCACTGATTCTTGCGGCAGAGTCCCTGCAGCGCGGCGACCTCCACAACGGCAACCGCCTCCGCCATATCGCCGCTGGCATGACCCTCATGCAAAAACGCTCCCGCGGCCTCCGACGAACGCCGGAGGCACTGGTCGTGGCGCGGGCATGA
- a CDS encoding DUF4407 domain-containing protein translates to MRLNSPYTRQRSFRGTVHGRLAGAQVPPLGTLLARLGGADPQILPKVPAAKGKFIQLGLVLLATAALAVVAMAFALMDGLQVNWWFAVPLGIGWGLIILNIDRLLIQNIRPGLSGWHLLGVVAPRLLVAALLGLVIATPLVLRVFDSEIAAEMRLRNAQAAIELGETRGNSPEAKRLVEVKAKIAENEGILAGQLPGLTSPNIELATDRLTKAEADLEKRRTVANEAYLKMRCELDGYKCNGASGNRGAGPRYQALKQAYDVAAADLRGAEESVAAARKALDAANEEAARTTSTKLAEAQTRANAELPALIAERDRLQQLFNTTVRGDGQVQEKNVGLLARLEALDSLGDRSSMAELAHWAVALLFFMIELLPVLVKLLNSIGQPSLYDRISELEENSAYDNAVQWRNNDRRRIEGDSKKRREIEEDMRKRETALGIRANEHVASEMEKILDVALRQWSANVTNTLSSTGSGQPAPGAAPGQPGQPGQPGQANARTNAIRNRFGLPTGGMP, encoded by the coding sequence ATGAGGCTCAACAGCCCGTACACCCGTCAGCGGTCGTTCCGGGGGACGGTGCACGGCCGGCTGGCCGGGGCCCAGGTGCCGCCGCTGGGCACCCTACTCGCCCGGCTAGGTGGCGCTGACCCGCAGATCCTGCCGAAGGTGCCCGCAGCCAAGGGCAAGTTCATCCAGCTGGGTCTGGTGCTGCTCGCCACCGCCGCCCTGGCGGTGGTGGCGATGGCGTTCGCGTTGATGGACGGCCTTCAGGTGAATTGGTGGTTCGCCGTTCCGCTCGGCATCGGCTGGGGACTGATCATCCTGAACATCGACCGGCTGCTGATCCAGAACATCCGGCCCGGGTTAAGCGGGTGGCATCTGCTGGGGGTGGTGGCCCCCCGGCTGCTGGTGGCGGCGTTACTCGGTCTGGTCATCGCCACCCCACTGGTGCTGCGGGTCTTCGACAGCGAGATCGCGGCCGAGATGCGGTTGCGCAACGCGCAGGCAGCGATCGAGTTGGGCGAGACCCGGGGCAACAGCCCGGAGGCGAAGCGGCTGGTCGAGGTGAAGGCGAAGATCGCCGAGAACGAGGGCATCCTCGCCGGGCAGCTGCCGGGATTGACCTCACCCAACATCGAGCTGGCCACGGATCGGCTGACGAAGGCCGAGGCAGACCTGGAGAAGAGGCGTACCGTCGCCAATGAGGCGTACCTAAAAATGAGGTGCGAGCTGGACGGCTACAAGTGCAACGGGGCCAGCGGCAACCGGGGTGCCGGCCCGCGATACCAGGCACTCAAGCAGGCATACGACGTGGCCGCCGCCGACCTGCGCGGCGCCGAGGAGTCGGTGGCCGCGGCCCGCAAGGCGTTGGACGCGGCCAACGAGGAGGCCGCCCGGACCACCAGCACGAAGCTCGCGGAGGCGCAGACCCGGGCCAACGCCGAGCTGCCCGCACTGATCGCGGAGCGGGACCGGCTCCAGCAGTTGTTCAACACCACGGTACGGGGTGACGGGCAGGTCCAGGAAAAGAACGTCGGCCTGCTGGCCCGGCTGGAGGCGCTGGATTCGCTCGGCGACCGCAGCTCGATGGCGGAGCTGGCGCACTGGGCGGTGGCCCTGCTGTTCTTCATGATCGAGCTGCTTCCGGTGCTGGTGAAGCTCCTCAACAGCATCGGCCAGCCCTCGCTCTACGACCGGATTAGTGAGCTGGAGGAGAACTCGGCCTACGACAACGCGGTCCAGTGGCGCAACAACGACCGGCGGCGCATCGAGGGCGACTCGAAGAAGCGACGCGAGATCGAAGAGGACATGCGGAAACGGGAGACGGCGCTCGGCATCAGGGCGAACGAGCACGTGGCCAGCGAGATGGAGAAGATCCTGGACGTCGCGCTGCGGCAGTGGAGCGCCAACGTGACCAACACGCTGAGCAGCACGGGATCGGGCCAGCCGGCGCCGGGGGCTGCCCCGGGCCAGCCAGGGCAACCTGGCCAGCCGGGCCAGGCAAACGCCCGCACCAACGCGATCCGTAACCGCTTCGGCCTGCCGACGGGTGGCATGCCGTGA
- a CDS encoding VWA domain-containing protein — protein MSNVDGQLIMPFYIVCDVSGSMYGDIAALNAALAQLRTDIMSNPVVDDLTMLSVITFQSTAQTVVRLAPPSQVVLPTLTAGGGTNYGAAFREYHRVFEEDRAQLKASGKQVYRPCVFFLTDGLPGDGDYLETFRSLLAYDPETKQGNKAFPYLVSFGFRDATEQVMRQLAYPDFGNARGRWFVARSSNIGELLKSMTSAIGNTVISSGVSAGQGAPQIVPPTVPANQGMQFGEAGDLV, from the coding sequence GTGTCGAACGTCGACGGACAGCTGATCATGCCGTTCTACATCGTCTGTGATGTCTCCGGCTCGATGTACGGGGATATCGCCGCGCTGAACGCGGCCTTGGCCCAGCTGCGAACTGACATCATGAGCAACCCGGTGGTCGACGACCTGACCATGCTCAGCGTCATCACCTTCCAGTCCACCGCCCAGACGGTGGTCCGGCTGGCCCCGCCCAGCCAGGTCGTCCTGCCCACGCTGACCGCCGGTGGCGGCACCAACTACGGGGCCGCCTTCCGGGAGTACCACCGGGTCTTCGAGGAGGACCGGGCGCAGCTCAAGGCCAGCGGCAAGCAGGTTTACCGGCCGTGTGTCTTCTTCCTGACCGACGGCCTCCCGGGCGACGGCGACTACCTGGAGACCTTCCGGTCGCTGCTGGCGTACGACCCGGAGACCAAGCAGGGCAACAAAGCCTTCCCGTACCTGGTCTCCTTCGGCTTTCGAGACGCGACGGAGCAGGTCATGCGCCAGCTCGCCTACCCGGACTTCGGCAACGCCCGGGGCCGCTGGTTCGTCGCCCGCTCCAGCAACATCGGCGAGCTGCTGAAGTCGATGACCTCGGCGATCGGCAACACCGTGATCAGTTCCGGGGTCAGCGCCGGGCAGGGGGCCCCGCAGATCGTGCCGCCGACCGTCCCGGCCAACCAGGGCATGCAGTTCGGTGAGGCGGGTGACCTTGTCTGA